The proteins below are encoded in one region of Apium graveolens cultivar Ventura chromosome 4, ASM990537v1, whole genome shotgun sequence:
- the LOC141720765 gene encoding DNA-directed RNA polymerase V subunit 1-like — protein sequence MKEKEEESSCSAIMDGVITGIKFGLASRDEISTSSNSDCPISHASQLSNPFLGLPLESGKCESCGTAEAGECEGHFGYIELPTPIYHPSHVTELKRLLSLLCLKCLKVKNKKNQTKNVGVAERVLSSCCEEASQVSISEEKTSDGACYLQLKLPSRSHPPNGFWHFLERYGFRYGDDHCRPLLPSEVMVILRKIPQESRKKLSGKGFFPQDGYILQYLPVPPNCLSVPDVSDGSSVMSSDHSISVLKKVLKQADVIKSTRSGIQNFESTEVEANDLQVAVSQYLEVRGTAKASRDVDGRFGIKKESNSSTKVWLEKMRTLFIRKGSGFSSRSIITGDPYKGVGEIGLPFEIAQRITFEEKVNQHNMMYLQKLVDQKLCLAYKDGSSTYSLREGSKGHTFLRPGQVVHRRIMDGDTVFINRPPTTHKHSLQALKVYIHDDHTVKINPLICAPLSADFDGDAIHLFYPQSLAAKAEVLELFSVEKQLLSSHTGNLNLQLATDSVLSLKLMFKKYCFGRAATQQLAMFVSGVLPIPALLRAQHSDSLWTVLQLLQTSMPLKFDCCGERYNIWQSQILEVDYNKDLMQSIINDVVTYIFFEKGPVEALRFFDSLQPMLMENLYTEGFSVGLEDFYVPKEMVQNCEARIQEYSSILYRMRESHNELIALQLEKQIRSLKVPIANHILKSSAMGYLIDSKSESAISKLVQQVGFLGLQISDRGKFYSKTLVADIASLFRSKYPSGANYPSEEYGLVRGCLINGLDPYQTIVHSVSSREVIVRSSRGLTEPGTLFKNLMAILRDVIICYDGTVRNVCSNSIIQFEYGTQTRTLSQSIFAAGEPVGVLAATAMSNPAYKAVLDSSPSSNNSWAMMKEILLCGAKFKNDEVDRRVILYLNGCDCGRKHCGENAAYMVQKQLKRVSLKDAAVEFLIEYNSQQTDFSSTKIDAGLVGHFHLDEQKLKDSNVSMDDVSDKCQDTLHKFSKKKKGRVGILFSRIGLSVSQFCSFRQTSESKGCDMPCLKFFWKDNTDIHLEKASHIFSNAVCPVLLETIIKGDPRVCSADIIWVSPDTTSWIRNRSSNEKGELAIDVALDKKSVKQTGDAWRIVLDSCLPVIHLIDTRRSVPYSVKQVQELLGISCAFEQAIQRLSASVTMVTKGVLREHLILLANSMTYSGNLVGFNKGGIKALSRSLNVQVPFTEATLFTPKKCFETAAEKCHVDSLASIVASCSWGKHVAVGTGSSFDLLWDTREAELKGTDVYDFLNLVHSSSGIEKNSACLGAEIDDLDWELDYDEDALSPVHASEKPVFEDIIDFENAGENGWGNGTTEAVSDKTQVSGWDTMSDHCNKISNEESGDPWGNKVEIPQDKVQVSGWDTMSDPYDSNKESGDPWGNKVETPQESGWGKKDNNGQKKPDAEPEVWEQKENRNSEKLGMAWSTKASGKAETSGDKCQLSGWDKNSDGIVSNWNKSAMQSLPDGNQNFVRENKAWGQSDGNAGLYKKDDTDDTSNWNKDMQSLVDDTPKHGSWGRQQAGSSSPWSKKPDKADNVQWSRNDIQPDLQSQWGPKDDKVDSLNWNKDIQVDGSLKPGSWGVKSSSTQQSSASTPWPEKPDKDDDSKWGQKDTLPDMQSPWNQKDDKVDTSNWNKDTQVDETPKPGSWGVKSSTSQQPDSLSPWSKKPEKADDSQWSKKDGHSDRARGSGSSVGWTKKEGWSSNAGEGRPKSNRPFKPVGGTNSEFVPAPVTASGRRLDLFTADEQELLTEIEPIMQSIRKIMSQPGYNEGDPLATDDQAYIVDHVFNYHPEKAAKMGAGIDYVMINKHSSFQDTRCLYIVRTDGRKEDFSYRKCLENYMKEKFPDRGEAFMVKYFAKRNQQPRPGWNKDRNTPEATKNKRKGWGNGWGNNEGSVPEGTATENKGGWGDARIGPEAAATGKKSGGWGDASIGPEAAAIGNKSSGWGDGGSGIEAATTGNKSGGWADANSGAEAATENKSGGWANASTGVEVATESVPEEEAAAANGNKSGGWGDAGSSVPEAAATKKSTGWE from the exons ATGaaagagaaagaagaagaaagCTCATGTTCAGCTATTATGGATGGAGTGATTACAGGGATCAAATTTGGTTTGGCAAGTCGAGATGAGATC TCTACATCTTCGAACAGCGACTGTCCTATTAGTCATGCCAGTCAGCTGTCAAATCCATTTCTTGGTCTACCCCTTGAGTCTGGCAAGTGTGAATCTTGTGGTACAGCTGAAGCCGGGGAATGTGAAG GACATTTTGGATACATTGAGTTACCAACGCCAATATATCATCCTTCacatgtgactgaattgaagcGGCTGCTTAGTTTGTTGTGCCTGAAGTGCTTGAAAGTTAAAAACAAAAAG AATCAGACGAAGAACGTTGGTGTAGCTGAAAGAGTGTTATCGTCATGTTGTGAG gaggcatcacaagtatctattaGTGAGGAAAAAACGTCAGATGGTGCGTGCTACCTGCAGTTGAAGTTACCATCTAGGTCACATCCCCCAAATGGCTTTTGGCATTTCTTGGAAAGATATGGTTTTCGCTATGGTGACGACCATTGTCGACCGTTGCTTCCCTCAGAG GTTATGGTAATTCTGAGAAAAATTCCTCAAGAGTCTAGAAAGAAGCTTTCGGGGAAAGGCTTCTTCCCTCAAGATGGGTACATACTGCAGTATTTACCAGTTCCTCCAAATTGTTTATCTGTACCAGATGTCTCTGATGGAAGCAGCGTCATGTCTTCG gaTCACTCCATATCAGTCCTTAAGAAAGTGTTAAAGCAAGCCGATGTAATTAAAAGTACAAGGTCCGGGATTCAGAATTTTGAGTCTACTGAGGTTGAAGCCAATGACTTGCAAGTGGCGGTTTCTCAGTATCTTGAAGTTAGGGGTACTGCCAAG GCATCCCGTGATGTGGATGGACGTTTTGGAATTAAAAAAGAAAGCAACAGTTCTACAAAAGTTTGGCTTGAGAAAATGAGGACACTATTTATCAGAAAGGGTTCTGGGTTTTCCTCTCGCAGTATTATAACTGGTGATCCTTATAAAGGTGTGGGTGAAATTGGTTTACCCTTCGAAATTGCTCAGAGAATTACTTTCGAGGAGAAAGTAAATCAACACAACATGATGTATCTACAGAAGTTGGTGGACCAAAAGTTATGCTTAGCGTACAAGGATGGTTCATCAACTTACTCATTGAGGGAGGGTTCAAAAGGTCATACATTTTTAAGACCTGGGCAAGTTGTCCATAGGAGGATTATGGATGGTGATACTGTTTTCATTAATAGACCGCCAACAACCCACAAACATTCCTTGCAGGCATTAAAGGTCTATATTCATGATGACCATACTGTCAAGATCAACCCTCTGATTTGTGCCCCACTTAGTGCTGATTTTGATGGGGATGCAATACATTTATTTTATCCACAGTCCCTCGCAGCAAAAGCAGAGGTATTGGAGCTGTTTTCAGTCGAAAAACAATTGCTTAGCTCTCATACTGGAAATCTGAACTTGCAGCTGGCTACAGATTCTGTGTTATCCCTTAAACTTATGTTTAAAAAGTACTGTTTTGGTAGGGCGGCCACCCAACAACTAGCCATGTTTGTTTCTGGAGTTTTACCTATCCCTGCCCTACTGAGAGCGCAACATTCTGATTCCCTGTGGACTGTTTTGCAATTATTGCAAACTTCCATGCCTCTTAAGTTTGACTGCTGTGGGGAGAGATATAACATTTGGCAAAGCCAAATACTGGAAGTTGATTATAATAAAGATCTAATGCAGTCTATCATTAATGATGTTGTCacttatattttttttgaaaaggGTCCAGTTGAGGCGTTGAGATTTTTTGATTCCTTGCAGCCTATGTTGATGGAAAACCTATACACAGAAGGTTTTAGTGTTGGATTGGAAGATTTTTATGTTCCAAAAGAGATGGTTCAGAATTGTGAAGCACGAATTCAAGAATACTCCTCAATATTATATCGCATGCGAGAGAGTCACAACGAGCTGATAGCGTTGCAGTTGGAAAAACAGATCAGGAGTCTGAAAGTGCCAATTGCTAATCACATTCTCAAGTCATCAGCCATGGGGTATCTGATTGACTCTAAAAGCGAGTCAGCTATAAGCAAGCTAGTCCAGCAAGTTGGATTTTTAGGTTTGCAAATATCAGATAGAGGTAAGTTCTATTCAAAGACATTGGTGGCTGACATAGCTTCACTTTTTCGAAGCAAATACCCCTCTGGTGCGAACTACCCATCTGAGGAATATGGGTTGGTACGGGGCTGTCTAATTAATGGACTAGACCCCTACCAAACGATAGTTCATTCTGTTTCAAGCAGAGAAGTGATTGTTCGATCGTCTAGAGGGTTAACTGAACCTGGGACATTATTCAAAAACCTAATGGCCATCCTGCGAGACGTAATCATCTGTTATGATGGAACCGTAAGGAATGTCTGCAGTAATTCAATTATTCAATTTGAGTATGGGACACAGACAAGAACCTTGTCGCAAAGTATTTTTGCAGCTGGGGAACCAGTTGGTGTTTTAGCTGCAACTGCGATGTCGAATCCTGCCTACAAGGCAGTTCTTGATTCTTCTCCCAGCAGTAACAATTCGTGGGCAATGATGAAG GAGATTCTGCTTTGTGGAGCCAAATTCAAGAATGATGAAGTTGATCGCAGGGTGATATTATATTTGAATGGATGTGATTGTGGGAGAAAACATTGTGGGGAAAATGCGGCATATATGGTCCAAAAGCAATTGAAAAGAGTTAGTCTAAAGGATGCTGCAGTTGAGTTCCTGATAGA GTATAATTCACAACAAACTGATTTCAGTAGTACCAAAATCGATGCAGGCCTTGTTGGTCATTTTCATCTAGACGAG CAAAAATTGAAAGATTCAAATGTAAGTATGGATGACGTTTCGGACAAATGTCAAGACACACTGCACAAATTTtcgaagaaaaagaaaggaagaGTTGGGATTCTGTTTAGTAGAATCGGTTTGTCTGTCAG TCAATTTTGTTCTTTCCGGCAAACATCTGAAAGTAAAGGTTGTGACATGCCATGCTTGAAATTCTTTTGGAAGGATAATACTGATATTCACTTGGAGAAGGCTTCACATATATTTTCCAACGCTGTATGCCCAGTTTTGTTGGAAACAATAATTAAAG GTGATCCGCGAGTTTGCAGTGCAGATATAATCTGGGTAAGTCCGGATACAACTTCCTGGATCAGAAATCGTTCCAGTAATGAGAAGGGTGAATTGGCTATTGATGTGGCTCTGGATAAGAAATCTGTAAAGCAGACGGGAGATGCATGGAGAATAGTGTTGGATTCTTGCCTTCCTGTGATCCATCTAATTGACACCAGGAGATCAGTCCCTTATTCTGTGAAGCAAGTTCAGGAATTACTTGGGATATCTTGCGCTTTTGAACAAGCCATACAG CGGCTTTCAGCATCAGTTACTATGGTAACTAAAGGTGTGCTGAGAGAGCATCTGATTCTGTTAGCCAATAGTATGACATATTCTGGCAACCTTGTTGGATTTAATAAAGGTGGTATAAAGGCATTATCTCGATCCCTGAATGTGCAAGTACCTTTCACAGAAGCAACATTATTC ACTCCGAAAAAATGTTTTGAAACTGCTGCTGAGAAGTGCCATGTGGATTCATTGGCAAGCATTGTAGCCTCTTGCTCATGGGGGAAACATGTTGCTGTTGGTACAGGCTCTTCTTTTGATCTACTTTGGGACACAAGAGAG GCTGAACTGAAGGGAACCGATGTATACGACTTCTTAAATCTTGTGCATAGCAGTTCAGGTATTGAAAAGAATAGTGCCTGCCTTGGTGCTGAGATTGATGATCTTGATTGGGAACTTGACTATGATGAAGATGCCCTGTCCCCAGTGCATGCTTCTGAAAAACCAGTATTCGAAGACATTATTGACTTTGAAAATGCTGGCGAAAATGGATGGGGCAACGGGACGACAGAAGCCGTGTCAGATAAAACTCAGGTTTCTGGGTGGGATACGATGTCGGACCACTGCAATAAAATATCAAATGAAGAGTCAGGTGACCCTTGGGGAAACAAAGTGGAAATACCTCAGGATAAAGTTCAGGTGTCTGGGTGGGATACAATGTCAGACCCCTACGATTCAAATAAAGAGTCTGGTGACCCTTGGGGCAACAAAGTGGAAACACCTCAAGAGTCAGGGTGGGGTAAGAAGGACAATAATGGGCAAAAGAAACCGGATGCGGAACCTGAAGTTTGGGAACAGAAGGAAAATAGAAATAGCGAGAAACTGGGCATGGCATGGAGTACGAAAGCTAGTGGTAAGGCAGAAACGTCTGGGGACAAATGTCAACTGTCAGGATGGGATAAAAACAGTGATGGAATTGTATCAAACTGGAATAAGAGCGCTATGCAATCTTTACCGGATGGAAACCAAAATTTTGTTCGGGAAAACAAAGCTTGGGGACAAAGTGATGGAAATGCAGGCTTGTATAAGAAGGATGACACAGATGACACGTCAAATTGGAACAAGGACATGCAATCTCTGGTGGATGACACTCCAAAACATGGTTCATGGGGCAGACAGCAGGCGGGCTCATCTTCcccttggtctaagaagcctgacaaagctgataaTGTTCAATGGAGTCGAAACGACATTCAGCCTGACCTGCAATCACAATGGGGTCCAAAGGATGATAAAgttgactctttaaattggaacaagGACATCCAAGTGGATGGATCTCTGAAACCTGGTTCTTGGGGTGTCAAATCTAGCAGCACTCAGCAATCCAGTGCATCTACCCCTTGGCCGGAGAAGCCTGACAAGGACGATGATTCTAAATGGGGTCAAAAAGATACTCTGCCTGATATGCAATCTCcgtggaatcaaaaggatgataaagttGACACCTCAAACTGGAATAAGGACACACAAGTGGATGAAACTCCAAAACCTGGTTCTTGGGGTGTCAAATCTAGCACTAGTCAGCAGCCCGACTCACTGTCCCCTTGGTCAAAGAAGCCCGAAAAAGCTGATGATTCTCAATGGAGTAAAAAAGATGGTCATTCGGACCGTGCAAGGGGTTCAGGTTCCTCAGTTGGGTGGACCAAAAAAGAGGGTTGGAGTTCTAATGCTGGGGAAGGGAGGCCCAAGAGTAATCGCCCATTCAAGCCGGTTGGAGGGACAAATAGTGAATTTGTTCCGGCACCGGTGACTGCTTCGGGGAGACGGTTAGACCTGTTCACAGCTGATGAGCAAGAGCTTCTTACGGAGATTGAGCCGATCATGCAGTCCATTCGGAAGATAATGAGTCAGCCAGG GTACAATGAAGGGGATCCTTTAGCGACTGATGATCAGGCATATATTGTTGACCATGTCTTCAATTACCATCCAGAAAAAGCAGCAAAGATGGgagccgggatcgactatgtaaTG ATCAACAAACATAGTAGTTTCCAGGATACCAGATGTTTGTACATAGTCAGAACCGATGGGCGCAAAGAAGATTTCTCCTACAGGAAGTGCCTGGAGAACTACATGAAAGAAAAGTTTCCTGATCGCGGTGAAGCTTTCATggtaaaatattttgcaaaaagAAATCAACAGCCTCGTCCTGGATGGAACAAGGATCGTAATACTCCTGAGGCCACCAAAAATAAGCGTAAAGGTTGGGGGAATGGCTGGGGAAATAATGAGGGCAGTGTTCCAGAAGGAACGGCAACAGAGAACAAAGGTGGCTGGGGTGATGCCCGTATTGGTCCCGAAGCAGCAGCAACCGGAAAAAAGTCTGGTGGCTGGGGTGATGCCAGTATTGGTCCCGAAGCAGCAGCTATTGGAAACAAGTCTAGTGGCTGGGGTGATGGAGGTAGTGGTATCGAAGCAGCAACAACCGGGAATAAGTCCGGTGGCTGGGCTGATGCCAATAGTGGTGCTGAAGCAGCAACCGAAAACAAGTCTGGTGGCTGGGCTAATGCCAGTACGGGTGTGGAAGTAGCAACAGAGAGTGTTCCTGAAGAAGAAGCTGCTGCTGCAAACGGGAACAAATCTGGTGGCTGGGGTGATGCAGGTAGTAGTGTTCCTGAAGCAGCAGCAACCAAGAAGTCTACTGGCTGGGAATGA